DNA sequence from the Hippopotamus amphibius kiboko isolate mHipAmp2 chromosome 1, mHipAmp2.hap2, whole genome shotgun sequence genome:
CGAGGCTAGATGTCTTGACGCACAGGGAAAGGAAGGGTGAGGAGCCCCCAGTGCCCACGGTCAGGGGGACCATGCTTCTTCCCACACAGGTATCCCACCCTTCCTCTTTGCTTCACTCTCTGGCAGAGTCCTCTTGCTTTGCCCCACTCCTGGCCCTGAAAATAAATGTGAGGCCATGACTGTCCACCCCCAATGCTGGACTCGACCTTGATCTACAGAGTGAAGGCTAAAGGAAATCACTGATCTCCCCAGTGACAGTAAAACACTGGATTTTGCCATGAAGGCAGCCATTAATTTCCAAGGCAGAACTTAAACTGACCAGAAGGAAACGTTTTATTTATAAACTCCCTGTGTGCCTAGTGCAGTGCCTGTAGTACTCACTGCACTGATGCTTTCTTTCTTGAATAGCAATACGACTAGAATAGACTATGACACCCTGaggcaataataaaaaaaataactctgAAAGGCTGATTTCCACCTACGGGGCCTGATGGTACAGGAACAAGTAGAATAGGGAATGAAAAGAGAAGGGGCCCTGGAGACAGCTAGACTGGTGTTTGAAAAGCAGCACTGCCCCTTAGCAGCTATGTGACTACAGacatttacttaacctctctgagccttgcctGCTGCATCTTCAAAGCTGCATAGAATTTTTCCTACCTTGCAAGGCTGctgtgaagacctaaagagagaACATATGCAAAGTGCTCAGCACACTGCTGACACGTAGTAGACACACATATGCTGTTATACTAATAATACAAAGTAACGGGCAGGTGGCAACTGAAGTTTCCATTGATCTCCTCTGAAACGGTCCCATTTTAACTCCGAAACCCATCCATCTGCCCTGTTTTCTCCCCATAGCGGTCCTGAGGTATCACTCTGGTGTCATGAGTCCCATCAAGGGGCACTTGAGAGCACTGGACAGTCAGAGCCATGTCAGAGTGCAGCCATGGAGGTCCTGGCCCTGCGCGAGGTCCCCttcaggaaagggaggggatggccAGGTTAGCAAGAAAGCAATAAATGCACCTTCTTCTCCTGACACGTGGCCAGCTCTCCAGCCTATTTTATCCCTAAATATGCCACTGTGCCAGGAAGTCACATTTGCCCCCTGAGCCAAGAGAGGCAAGGTCAAATGACCAGACACTCTTGCCCACTCTGGGTGGGAGCAGCTATttggagattgtgtgtgtgttggaaaggGACGAAGGGGCAGGGTGGCccctgacagacagacagagatgaaTGGAATGCCCCCATCAAATGTGGCCTTCACAAATGGACAATGACACCCCTTGCTCTCCCCCTTGCTACTCCCTTCAATGTGGCAGAATGACAAATGTAATCATTTTAAAAGGTCCCATCACCTGCTCAGTCATTCCCAATAAGCAGAGGCAGCACCATGGAAAAACCGATACCAGTGCCACGGGGTttcagccaggaaaaaaaatcgAATCACTGGGACGCCATCAACCAAATTGTCAAACACCAAATAAAAAGCTTCATGAATTCTCCATCAGCAATATAACGCATCCTGGACTAAACAAATATAGACGCGGCATATGAATTGTGAAGGGATTTTGCATTAGCCTCAATGACTTCCAGTAGCTGAAGCAGCAACCCCTAAGAAATACACATCTCCATAAAGCTGCCTTCACTGGCTCTAATCCTGTTAGGGTGAAGATTGTAATCTGCTTCCTGATCCCCCATTCTCTGATGGAAAGTTTCACATCCCAGCACCATAAATACACTTCGGTGACCTCAGCTGGAGAGGGGACCTCGGGGAGGTGGAAGAGACAGAGTCACCCGTGACCTCACTGAgcacttctccctccctctgatGATATTGCCGCTGCTATGTCTGACCACGTGATCCATTCAGACCATCTCCCAATCGCCCAGGAAGGCCAGAACATTCCATCACAGAGTCAGGCTGAGAAAGCCAGACTGCTACTCCTTCAGTTAGAAAAAACACGTCAGGTGCCCCACTTTGCAGAAAACCCAACTTCAGAGTCACTTAGAGAATGTCTGCTCAGAGCTGCTGAAGCCTTGAGCATCtgtggcagcagagaagaaaagttaggcaaaagagaaaacagcctGCAAATACACTACAAAGGAGAAATGTCGGAAGGCTCCAAAAAGCGTGTTCTAGGGTGTCTCCTGTTAATGGAAATCTGCACCCTTCTGACAATACTCACTGAACTTCTCAGTCTTCTTCCCTCCTGCTGCCCCGTTTTTCTCCTCGAGGCAGCCCTTGCAAGCATGTAAGAATGCAGCAGTCACCACTCCCCCctctcccaccacacacacacatacacagaatgcATGGCTGAAAGAAGTAAATGGTgatttaattttctgtgttttgtaaaATACATGCCCACCCCTCAGAGAAAACTCAATTCAAAGCATTCTGCCCTCCCCAGACAAATCACTCACGTGCCTTCCTTTTCTGATGAGCAACTTCCCTTGCTCCTACAACTCGGAGAAGCGACTCCACCCTCCCCTGCCCAATCCTGATACCATCCAAAGCGTCACCGTCAATCCAACCGCCGCCCTTCTCCAGTACCACAGCGCGGACTTACCCCAGTGTGGTCATGGTGACAATGGTGTACCAAAAAGAGGCTGGGATGCTCGTGAACTTGCTGGCGGAGGAGCCCTTCTCGGCATAAAACATCACAGTGGCAAAGATGATGATGGCCAtggtgagagagaagaggaggaagccaAGCTCCGAGGCACAGCTCTTCAGGGTGTAGCCCAGGATCCGCAAGCCCTGCGAGTGGCGGGAGAACTTGAAGATCCTGAAGACGCGGAAGACCCGGAGCGTGACGAAGGCGCCCGACACGTCCTCGTTGTTGGTCATGACCAGGCCGATGTAGTAGGGCATGATGGCCACCACGTCAATGATACTCATCACGCTGCGGATGAAGCGGTAGCGGCTGGGCGCCGCGAAGAGCCGGAGCAGGTACTCCACCGTGAAGATCATGACGCAGGCGGTGTCCAGGCAAAAGAAGGCCACCGAGTAGCGCTCGCCACACGGCAGCTCCTTGCTCCCGGGCACCGTGCCGCACGGCACAGTCTCCACCACGTTGGTGATGACCGACACGGCAATGAAGAAGCCAGTCACGTAGTAGAAGACCAGGGCCAGCGTGCTGGTGTGCGGGTTCTCGAAGGCCCGCCACATGGTCTGGCGGAAGCTGAGCGAGGGCATGGACTCCTGGTTGTTCTCCGAGTCGTTGTCGTCCATGAGTCGCTCGGCGTTCTCCCTCTTGCGGTCCTTGTACTCCTCGTAACAGCAGTCGCCGATGATCTCGGGCAGGATGCCATAGAAAGCCAGCTCGTCGTCGTAGGCGGAGATGCACTCGTAGCGCGGGTAGTGCAGCTTGCCCGTGCGGTAGAAGTTGAGGACGCAGCGGAACACTTCTGGGTCCCGGTCGAAGAAGTACTCCTTGGTGTCCTCGTTGAAGAAGAATTCCTTCTCCGTGCTGCCCAGCAGTGTGTCGGGGTAGCGCTCCAGCGTGGTCCGCCACGTCTGGAACCTCCGCCCGCTCACGTTGAGGACGATCAGTTCATCCTGCCGCTTGTTCTTGTCGGCCGGGGCGAGGGGCATGGGGCAGTTGGCCACCGGCATCCACCCGATGGCCGCAGCCCGCGCGAAGGGCAGCCAGGCCGCGACTCCGGCCGCCATGGTGACTCCAGCTCTCGGGCGGCCACTGCTCCGCCGCTCCGCGCACCAGCTTGGGAGTTAGCTCAGCGATCCCTGGAGACAGGAGAGAGCGGAAAC
Encoded proteins:
- the KCND3 gene encoding potassium voltage-gated channel subfamily D member 3 isoform X1 gives rise to the protein MAAGVAAWLPFARAAAIGWMPVANCPMPLAPADKNKRQDELIVLNVSGRRFQTWRTTLERYPDTLLGSTEKEFFFNEDTKEYFFDRDPEVFRCVLNFYRTGKLHYPRYECISAYDDELAFYGILPEIIGDCCYEEYKDRKRENAERLMDDNDSENNQESMPSLSFRQTMWRAFENPHTSTLALVFYYVTGFFIAVSVITNVVETVPCGTVPGSKELPCGERYSVAFFCLDTACVMIFTVEYLLRLFAAPSRYRFIRSVMSIIDVVAIMPYYIGLVMTNNEDVSGAFVTLRVFRVFRIFKFSRHSQGLRILGYTLKSCASELGFLLFSLTMAIIIFATVMFYAEKGSSASKFTSIPASFWYTIVTMTTLGYGDMVPKTIAGKIFGSICSLSGVLVIALPVPVIVSNFSRIYHQNQRADKRRAQKKARLARIRVAKTGSSNAYLHSKRNGLLNEALELMGTPEEEHMGKTTSLIESQHHHLLHCLEKTTGLSYLVDDPLLSVRTSTIKNHEFIDEQMFEQNCMESSMQNYPSTRSPSLSSHPGLTTTCCSRRSKKTTHLPNSNLPATRLRSMQELSTIHIQGSEQPSLTTSRSSLNVKADDGLRPNCKTSQITAAVISIPTPPALTPEGGSRPPPASPGPNTNIPSTASNVVKVSAL
- the KCND3 gene encoding potassium voltage-gated channel subfamily D member 3 isoform X2, encoding MAAGVAAWLPFARAAAIGWMPVANCPMPLAPADKNKRQDELIVLNVSGRRFQTWRTTLERYPDTLLGSTEKEFFFNEDTKEYFFDRDPEVFRCVLNFYRTGKLHYPRYECISAYDDELAFYGILPEIIGDCCYEEYKDRKRENAERLMDDNDSENNQESMPSLSFRQTMWRAFENPHTSTLALVFYYVTGFFIAVSVITNVVETVPCGTVPGSKELPCGERYSVAFFCLDTACVMIFTVEYLLRLFAAPSRYRFIRSVMSIIDVVAIMPYYIGLVMTNNEDVSGAFVTLRVFRVFRIFKFSRHSQGLRILGYTLKSCASELGFLLFSLTMAIIIFATVMFYAEKGSSASKFTSIPASFWYTIVTMTTLGYGDMVPKTIAGKIFGSICSLSGVLVIALPVPVIVSNFSRIYHQNQRADKRRAQKKARLARIRVAKTGSSNAYLHSKRNGLLNEALELMGTPEEEHMGKTTSLIESQHHHLLHCLEKTTNHEFIDEQMFEQNCMESSMQNYPSTRSPSLSSHPGLTTTCCSRRSKKTTHLPNSNLPATRLRSMQELSTIHIQGSEQPSLTTSRSSLNVKADDGLRPNCKTSQITAAVISIPTPPALTPEGGSRPPPASPGPNTNIPSTASNVVKVSAL